A genomic segment from Papilio machaon chromosome 10, ilPapMach1.1, whole genome shotgun sequence encodes:
- the LOC106713096 gene encoding cytohesin-1 isoform X3: protein MCLHVRLLCGALWWPLLLRCSRRTYDDDYDQQLKDELGEVVAELEALDGQEECKQNSKAKQMSIGRKKFNMDPKKGIEYLYENGLLQRTPEDVAQFLHKGEGLSKTAIGDYLGERSEFNEAVLRAFVELHDFTDLILVQALRQFLWSFRLPGEAQKIDRMMECFAQRYCQLNPDIFTNADTCYVLSFAIIMLNTSLHNPSVKDKPAPEQFVAMNRGINNGGDLPHELLLSLYESIKTEPFKIPEDDGNDLMHTFFNPDKEGWLWKQGGRYKSWKRRWFILNDNCLYYFEYTTDKEPRGIIPLENISVRPASDRQRPHCLELYASGGADLIKACKTDSEGKVVEGKHTVYRMSASTAEERDEWIECLRRSISHNPFYDMLAQRKKKAQHNVHSSSH from the exons CAACTTAAAGATGAGCTGGGCGAGGTCGTGGCGGAGCTGGAGGCTCTCGACGGCCAGGAGGAGTGCAAACAGAATAGCAAGGCCAAACAGATGAGCATAGGCagaaagaaattcaatatgGACCCCAAGAAAG GCATAGAATACCTCTACGAGAACGGATTACTGCAAAGGACACCGGAGGACGTGGCGCAGTTCCTTCACAAAGGAGAAGGGCTCAGCAAGACTGCGATCGGTGACTATTTGGGAGAACGTTCAGAGTTCAACGAAGCTGTGCTTCGGGCCTTCGTCGAATTGCACGACTTCACggatttaatattagtacaaGCGTTAAG ACAATTCCTTTGGAGTTTTCGATTGCCGGGCGAGGCGCAGAAGATCGACCGCATGATGGAGTGTTTCGCGCAGCGCTACTGTCAGCTGAACCCGGACATCTTCACCAACGCAGACACGTGCTACGTGCTGAGCTTCGCCATCATCATGTTGAACACGTCGCTTCACAACCCCAGTGTGAAAGACAAACCGGCGCCTGAACAGTTCGTCGCCATGAACCGCGGCATCAACAACGGCGGTGACCTGCCTCATGAGTTGCTCTTG TCATTATACGAGTCTATAAAAACGGAGCCCTTCAAAATACCAGAGGACGACGGCAATGATCTGATGCATACTTTCTTCAATCCTGATAAAGAGGGATGGCTCTGGAAGCAAGGTGGAAG atacAAATCATGGAAAAGACGCTGGTTCATATTGAATGACAACTGCTTGTATTACTTCGAGTACACGACGGATAAAGAGCCGAGAGGCATCATTCcattagaaaatatatct GTACGTCCGGCGAGCGACAGACAGCGGCCGCATTGCTTGGAGCTGTACGCGAGCGGCGGTGCGGACCTCATCAAGGCGTGCAAAACTGATTCTGAAGGAAAAGTCGTCGAAGGAAAACATACAGTTTATAG AATGTCAGCATCGACGGCGGAGGAACGAGATGAATGGATAGAGTGCTTGCGTCGCTCTATCAGCCACAACCCCTTCTACGACATGTTGGCTCAGCGCAAGAAGAAGGCCCAGCACAATGTACACTCCAGCTCACACTAG
- the LOC106713255 gene encoding protein yellow, with protein MWHWKRRVCSELRRQSLLPRRLRRTLARIMLSLFLLALAATAAAQNLQNTSTARAPTPRREQFRVIYEWNAIDFQWASPEEREVYLNTSRYIPRNVLISGINFYGENLFLTLPRMLEGVPATLATIPVRQVDTAPKLSPFPSWSANTLGDCAALQFVQNVEIDRNGIMWILDNGRIGTLTQKPDTKCPPSIVMIDLKTGKNEMERIPLPKETVNASTSYLNDLVVDNRDGDYAYITDNSAVDPGIIVFRRSDKKSWKIRDSKSMLSVSEAAVFRINGTTINLPVNIDGIALGPQFLTEEGYVDRTVYFTPLSSFHMYAVNASILRNESLSSTGDGAIRPYIKDLGTKPSQTDGMKMDSTGTLFFGLIGNSTIAEWNTTTDFRVGQRTIARDPNYIQWVDRFTFDDSGNIYVVINRLYNFIKNQVSLDEVNYRILKSHTGTKSYIFSPDVTPVVPSPHGAATAPSVCASLLLLAFAHLFA; from the coding sequence ATGTGGCATTGGAAGCGACGCGTGTGCTCCGAGCTCCGACGTCAGTCGCTCTTGCCGCGCCGTCTGCGCCGCACGCTCGCTCGCATCATGCTGTCGTTGTTCCTCCTCGCGCTCGCAGCCACCGCGGCCGCGCAGAACTTGCAAAATACATCAACTGCACGTGCCCCGACACCGCGCCGGGAACAGTTCCGTGTCATTTACGAATGGAACGCTATAGACTTCCAATGGGCCTCCCCGGAAGAACGCGAGGTTTACCTAAATACGAGCCGATACATACCCCGCAACGTTCTAATCTCTGGAATAAACTTCTACGGAGAAAACCTATTTCTGACCCTGCCGAGGATGCTAGAGGGCGTGCCGGCGACGCTCGCCACGATCCCGGTACGGCAGGTCGACACGGCGCCCAAGCTTAGCCCCTTCCCTAGCTGGAGCGCCAACACCCTCGGCGATTGCGCCGCCTTGCAGTTCGTGCAAAATGTTGAAATCGACCGCAACGGAATCATGTGGATCTTGGACAACGGACGTATCGGCACGCTCACTCAGAAACCCGATACGAAGTGCCCGCCCTCGATCGTCATGATAGATCTGAAAACTGGCAAAAATGAAATGGAGCGCATACCTCTACCCAAGGAGACGGTGAACGCCTCGACGTCGTATCTCAACGATCTCGTCGTGGACAATCGCGACGGTGACTACGCTTATATTACTGACAACAGTGCCGTGGATCCAGGTATCATAGTTTTTCGTCGAAGCGACAAAAAATCATGGAAGATCCGAGACAGTAAGTCTATGTTGTCGGTGAGCGAGGCTGCCGTCTTTCGCATCAATGGTACAACCATCAACCTACCCGTCAACATCGATGGCATAGCCCTCGGACCGCAATTCCTTACCGAAGAAGGCTACGTCGATAGGACCGTGTATTTCACCCCTTTATCGAGTTTTCACATGTATGCCGTTAACGCTTCGATTTTACGAAACGAGTCCCTCTCGTCGACTGGTGACGGAGCGATACGTCCATATATCAAGGATCTCGGCACCAAGCCGTCGCAAACGGACGGCATGAAAATGGATTCGACGGGTACCTTGTTTTTCGGTTTAATCGGCAATTCGACTATTGCGGAATGGAACACTACGACAGACTTCAGAGTCGGTCAGCGCACTATCGCCAGAGACCCGAACTACATCCAGTGGGTCGACCGGTTTACATTTGACGACAGTGGCAACATATACGTCGTAATCAACAGGCTgtacaatttcattaaaaatcaaGTCTCTCTCGACGAGGTGAACTACAGGATCCTGAAGTCGCACACGGGGACCAAGAGCTATATATTCAGTCCCGATGTAACTCCGGTGGTACCGAGTCCGCATGGGGCGGCGACCGCGCCCTCTGTTTGCGCATCGCTGTTGTTGTTGGCCTTCGCGCACCTGTTCGCCTAG